A section of the Delphinus delphis chromosome 1, mDelDel1.2, whole genome shotgun sequence genome encodes:
- the WNT4 gene encoding protein Wnt-4 isoform X2 has translation MSPRSCLRSLRLLVFAVFSAAASNWLYLAKLSSVGSISEEETCEKLKGLIQRQVQMCKRNLEVMDSVRRGAQLAIEECQYQFRNRRWNCSTLDSLPVFGKVVTQGTREAAFVYAISSAGVAFAVTRACSSGELEKCGCDRTVHGVSPQGFQWSGCSDNIAYGVAFSQSFVDVRERSKGASSSRALMNLHNNEAGRKAILTHMRVECKCHGVSGSCEVKTCWRAVPPFRQVGHALKEKFDGATEVEPRRVGSSRALVPRNAQFKPHTDEDLVYLEPSPDFCEQDMRSGVLGTRGRTCNKTSKAIDGCELLCCGRGFHTAQVELAERCSCKFHWCCFVKCRQCQRLVELHTCR, from the exons GTACCTGGCCAAGCTGTCATCAGTTGGGAGCATCTCAGAGGAGGAGACGTGCGAGAAGCTCAAGGGCCTGATCCAGAGGCAGGTGCAGATGTGCAAGCGGAACCTGGAGGTGATGGACTCGGTGCGCCGCGGCGCCCAGCTCGCCATTGAGGAGTGCCAGTACCAGTTCCGGAACCGGCGCTGGAACTGCTCCACGCTCGACTCGCTGCCTGTTTTCGGCAAGGTGGTGacgcaag gGACTCGGGAGGCGGCCTTCGTGTACGCCATCTCTTCGGCAGGTGTGGCCTTTGCGGTGACGCGGGCGTGCAGCAGTGGAGAGCTGGAAAAGTGCGGCTGTGACCGGACGGTACACGGGGTCAGCCCACAGG GCTTCCAGTGGTCGGGATGCTCGGACAACATCGCCTACGGCGTGGCCTTCTCACAGTCATTTGTGGACGTGCGGGAGAGGAGCAAGGGGGCCTCGTCCAGCCGGGCCCTCATGAACCTCCACAACAACGAGGCCGGCAGGAAG gcTATCCTGACTCACATGCGGGTGGAATGCAAGTGCCACGGGGTGTCAGGCTCCTGCGAGGTAAAGACGTGCTGGCGAGCCGTGCCGCCCTTCCGCCAGGTGGGCCACGCGCTGAAGGAGAAGTTTGACGGCGCCACGGAGGTGGAGCCACGCCGTGTGGGCTCCTCCAGGGCGCTGGTGCCGCGCAATGCGCAGTTCAAGCCGCACACAGATGAGGACCTGGTGTACTTGGAGCCCAGCCCGGACTTCTGCGAGCAGGACATGCGCAGCGGTGTGCTGGGCACGAGGGGCCGCACGTGCAACAAGACGTCCAAGGCCATCGACGGCTGCGAGCTGCTGTGCTGCGGCCGCGGCTTCCACACAGCACAGGTAGAGCTGGCCGAGCGCTGCAGCTGCAAATTCCACTGGTGCTGCTTCGTCAAGTGCCGGCAGTGCCAGCGGCTCGTGGAGCTGCACACGTGCCGGTGA
- the WNT4 gene encoding protein Wnt-4 isoform X3: protein MSPRSCLRSLRLLVFAVFSAAASNWLYLAKLSSVGSISEEETCEKLKGLIQRQVQMCKRNLEVMDSVRRGAQLAIEECQYQFRNRRWNCSTLDSLPVFGKVVTQGTREAAFVYAISSAGVAFAVTRACSSGELEKCGCDRTVHGVSPQGFQWSGCSDNIAYGVAFSQSFVDVRERSKGASSSRALMNLHNNEAGRKVGHALKEKFDGATEVEPRRVGSSRALVPRNAQFKPHTDEDLVYLEPSPDFCEQDMRSGVLGTRGRTCNKTSKAIDGCELLCCGRGFHTAQVELAERCSCKFHWCCFVKCRQCQRLVELHTCR, encoded by the exons GTACCTGGCCAAGCTGTCATCAGTTGGGAGCATCTCAGAGGAGGAGACGTGCGAGAAGCTCAAGGGCCTGATCCAGAGGCAGGTGCAGATGTGCAAGCGGAACCTGGAGGTGATGGACTCGGTGCGCCGCGGCGCCCAGCTCGCCATTGAGGAGTGCCAGTACCAGTTCCGGAACCGGCGCTGGAACTGCTCCACGCTCGACTCGCTGCCTGTTTTCGGCAAGGTGGTGacgcaag gGACTCGGGAGGCGGCCTTCGTGTACGCCATCTCTTCGGCAGGTGTGGCCTTTGCGGTGACGCGGGCGTGCAGCAGTGGAGAGCTGGAAAAGTGCGGCTGTGACCGGACGGTACACGGGGTCAGCCCACAGG GCTTCCAGTGGTCGGGATGCTCGGACAACATCGCCTACGGCGTGGCCTTCTCACAGTCATTTGTGGACGTGCGGGAGAGGAGCAAGGGGGCCTCGTCCAGCCGGGCCCTCATGAACCTCCACAACAACGAGGCCGGCAGGAAG GTGGGCCACGCGCTGAAGGAGAAGTTTGACGGCGCCACGGAGGTGGAGCCACGCCGTGTGGGCTCCTCCAGGGCGCTGGTGCCGCGCAATGCGCAGTTCAAGCCGCACACAGATGAGGACCTGGTGTACTTGGAGCCCAGCCCGGACTTCTGCGAGCAGGACATGCGCAGCGGTGTGCTGGGCACGAGGGGCCGCACGTGCAACAAGACGTCCAAGGCCATCGACGGCTGCGAGCTGCTGTGCTGCGGCCGCGGCTTCCACACAGCACAGGTAGAGCTGGCCGAGCGCTGCAGCTGCAAATTCCACTGGTGCTGCTTCGTCAAGTGCCGGCAGTGCCAGCGGCTCGTGGAGCTGCACACGTGCCGGTGA
- the WNT4 gene encoding protein Wnt-4 isoform X1: MEALCKTALPPFWPWEPGRMAVTGSREKPTSRTHPWYLAKLSSVGSISEEETCEKLKGLIQRQVQMCKRNLEVMDSVRRGAQLAIEECQYQFRNRRWNCSTLDSLPVFGKVVTQGTREAAFVYAISSAGVAFAVTRACSSGELEKCGCDRTVHGVSPQGFQWSGCSDNIAYGVAFSQSFVDVRERSKGASSSRALMNLHNNEAGRKAILTHMRVECKCHGVSGSCEVKTCWRAVPPFRQVGHALKEKFDGATEVEPRRVGSSRALVPRNAQFKPHTDEDLVYLEPSPDFCEQDMRSGVLGTRGRTCNKTSKAIDGCELLCCGRGFHTAQVELAERCSCKFHWCCFVKCRQCQRLVELHTCR; encoded by the exons ATGGAGGCCTTGTGCAAGACAGCACTTCCCCCCTTCTGGccctgggaaccaggcaggatGGCTGTCACTGGATCCAGAGAGAAGCCAACCTCCAGGACCCATCCCTG GTACCTGGCCAAGCTGTCATCAGTTGGGAGCATCTCAGAGGAGGAGACGTGCGAGAAGCTCAAGGGCCTGATCCAGAGGCAGGTGCAGATGTGCAAGCGGAACCTGGAGGTGATGGACTCGGTGCGCCGCGGCGCCCAGCTCGCCATTGAGGAGTGCCAGTACCAGTTCCGGAACCGGCGCTGGAACTGCTCCACGCTCGACTCGCTGCCTGTTTTCGGCAAGGTGGTGacgcaag gGACTCGGGAGGCGGCCTTCGTGTACGCCATCTCTTCGGCAGGTGTGGCCTTTGCGGTGACGCGGGCGTGCAGCAGTGGAGAGCTGGAAAAGTGCGGCTGTGACCGGACGGTACACGGGGTCAGCCCACAGG GCTTCCAGTGGTCGGGATGCTCGGACAACATCGCCTACGGCGTGGCCTTCTCACAGTCATTTGTGGACGTGCGGGAGAGGAGCAAGGGGGCCTCGTCCAGCCGGGCCCTCATGAACCTCCACAACAACGAGGCCGGCAGGAAG gcTATCCTGACTCACATGCGGGTGGAATGCAAGTGCCACGGGGTGTCAGGCTCCTGCGAGGTAAAGACGTGCTGGCGAGCCGTGCCGCCCTTCCGCCAGGTGGGCCACGCGCTGAAGGAGAAGTTTGACGGCGCCACGGAGGTGGAGCCACGCCGTGTGGGCTCCTCCAGGGCGCTGGTGCCGCGCAATGCGCAGTTCAAGCCGCACACAGATGAGGACCTGGTGTACTTGGAGCCCAGCCCGGACTTCTGCGAGCAGGACATGCGCAGCGGTGTGCTGGGCACGAGGGGCCGCACGTGCAACAAGACGTCCAAGGCCATCGACGGCTGCGAGCTGCTGTGCTGCGGCCGCGGCTTCCACACAGCACAGGTAGAGCTGGCCGAGCGCTGCAGCTGCAAATTCCACTGGTGCTGCTTCGTCAAGTGCCGGCAGTGCCAGCGGCTCGTGGAGCTGCACACGTGCCGGTGA